A single genomic interval of Xiphophorus couchianus chromosome 2, X_couchianus-1.0, whole genome shotgun sequence harbors:
- the spg11 gene encoding spatacsin isoform X2: MFDGQNSIEVLVIPENQRCGQLADIQKAELCPAGSLLCCLGVSGQLLVWDPGDRGAPPAASDGCFVDFCWEEANTSVWGVSSFNLLAVGSQGDITLFEAEAEQSTPVSLLTVQKCNVDNLLEIVKGSDKSVCELVSVQVLSFMANQCCVLVNNEWILQLQWEQASQEPKTISCCRIQLTTSDRHTAVHHCVCAETLFVLSSSGLIYVYAITDGSLLASINIPSYLSSGWPDGGLTSSSLSSSSSSSSFCLFQVSADLCTAVAVTQSHAAVAVNLNHYFREHPEHLHCVGPQSSSSLQPKDPGDQDALSSSSLAAVGSPFSDNRAWDTCLASMYARVQQAAYPSSPSKSAGVPWFHSLPHLQSHPAAMSSHSRVPPSGATVAFSVLDSSIPSLLAVSEFSALLTFVAPGNTHTTVALWDMESGRTSYHQAEGTAVPVQHSGERQHRLLLKRSGVFQVLFSMSQEDLLSRLMLFGSAATVDTVCHLNNWGHCSIPFHALQAGLKNRQLDTVDLYLKSKENVLNPSAAAGFSEQLAESKLSLKDSVQELLPALDLLCSAVRELNSEAQSRQFSEQLLNLTMSFINTQIRSVLLWPHYEQSDVQSNVEVLGKYVTELRGYMKRFPWASGDSTSDTSAPLQGAKTDDWEQLSMEEVIHQSILTNQIPRAQAVMWRQSRPEKQLSALRMVGLRQVLSCLQCKDLKSAKKFLTNMGLSVKKELHSICLYTNNKDLRELLVEDLSKQSSLTEEELDGVSFICEIENFGLLPAVFCPANPLSQRLPQMVHKELDGEEVLKELVGQSSEEEGELWRNLRLDWVKTWDQSCQTAVRLSRLQHIELSCCDPAVLWHYLTAFHHHQKVVDWIHNQRTFGSPCWPDITPEMVNNNTVCSIFFKENILDLLAGKGVFIPDEMSDLEQLLWRLAQGAGLMTSSPPVSQYCSPVGLNLHSVFIALCLEHNLQYLLYTYLEHYRLTPRNCPLLTDQNLLGSQPWFEMMVKTQEITRDLSEPEPVFQASLTSAQVLLPGSQASLSSLLFEGHSLLALASIMFAHGGIDKVVAQGQSSTGLEGTVDPQLLKMALAPHYKLRAALFPSGNGSSTDISIYHLLQSLHPLDPSRLFSWQTANPLNCTETSELPHFSSSHLVDKFAIVENLDFLYYIHHGRPSFAYGNFLIQQLGVCSDVRLLLQTVWLQVYRLALKCFNKPSVTSSAVCFCELLGISSLTLRVDIRAMNTILQHWNQLDRHTPTQNLRALMSKAGKLVNGEPGAAAELLCYLEAAVADSLEQRGVSRSSFEAAQEWALPVQFCQLHSLELSLVYPSHCAEDRQFVHFLLFVQLHSFPPQQVRSLVGLFDPILQAHLSLAFQDLQVHSQRRSRDPEERLGFLRTDVAPGGSEHGGELFQVLLQSQEKQVSWRFVLHEAIVRHCPMLAVLAACLQGTDLLSCLCVWMLTSVVDATTEEATSHLAEAPQDHEWTLHDLSIIWKTLLSQGHIRVLLRGFELFQQDCPLVLVLRMFELCCDYRKFAEAKTKLLDFQRTLITLRNGGPAAAGSLPLQWVESQASALLLTMLLRCSSQYDLHQLLQLLADVDKLLKSNGPDLRKLSQLSQLLQGSGVTLSQSLLQCIPPSVQQEEFQLIVDALQTGGHYSQARQVAVLAGLPVHRLLMSQLLQEVNVHKSKWRWRRLETRVAFWNKCHRRLEADSTDPESAAQFFLSQSEAAAGPDGDQAQTNVLDIQECCLLLQLTAHWLSLQTPVPVDELQRLEKKLWFCQVQKHILTATVEEKSMFKLLPPAITSETNEYETFMKEFSFSNIADLNMEKYLSLEGFPEKPEELEAESDLSSEERRVLAILIDQLLDKGSIHEASRVCRYFSMHSPDVWLVLCCHALACGFLVPEPQEQTSEPAETKALTQSPSLSSLSSFVMVPLHEDTVTVQIQKRVEQCRHGSSYCKQVLSLYQLSKELQCPFSHISREEPHSVLEKLLLLVQPDRFRMAKTFIKTQGLGADSVAELVSNAVVQGLLAATQELQSGERLIFRPSEGQDSLLQLIRLCEDPNIVGLKLLENLNTVPLRDLNSIVELLIVAHSCFSLTCNMEGIVRVLQAARHLSHTYLAPGEHYSLLVRLLTGIGRYNEMTYIFDLLHQNHCFEMLLRKKVDRDIGQSSSLKTSLLDYIKRCLPADSEKHNMVALCFSMRREIGENHEIAARTQLKMIESQDWVVTPDLKNSLVKVLGLLKDAAESFSKDSCVHRAGRCVRAAKLITLQLHLLNQGSTLRIINLKPAEMHSAIMALPQCYQVFVVAEAYSYSPDWAEILYQKVVLKGHFVYLEELKCHRPLTSALFEDIFRKLDSVPSSVCSNAKRLLSHCDDVYTRYRLAYQQNLYDVTKTLLQDNKTSCYMNDRLASKAFI; encoded by the exons ATGTGTATGCCATTACTGATGGTTCTCTGCTGGCCAGCATCAACATTCCTTCCTACCTGAGCTCTGGTTGGCCGGATGGCGGCCTGACTTCCTCTtcactctcctcctcctcttcctcctcctccttctgccTTTTCCAGGTGTCAGCAGATCTCTGCACAGCTGTAGCTGTAACTCAGTCTCATGCAGCAGTTGCCGTTAATCTTAACCACTACTTCAG AGAACACCCAGAACACCTCCACTGTGTTGGCCCCCAGTCCTCTTCCTCACTTCAGCCCAAGGATCCAGGAGACCAGGACGCCCTGTCCAGCTCCAGTCTTGCTGCTGTTGGTTCACCGTTCAGTGATAACCG tgCCTGGGACACTTGTCTAGCATCCATGTATGCCAGAGTGCAGCAGGCGGCTTATCCCTCATCCCCCTCTAAGTCAGCAGGGGTTCCATGGTTCCACTCGCTCCCCCACCTGCAGTCCCACCCAGCTGCCATGTCCTCCCACAGCAGAGTGCCTCCCAGTGGGGCGACCGTGGCCTTCTCTGTCCTTGACTCATCCATTCCATCTCTTCTTGCCGTTTCTGAGTTCTCTGCACTTTTGACCTTTGTTGCTCctggcaacacacacacaacagtgGCATTATGGGATATGGAGTCTGGGAGAACGAGCTACCACCAGGCTGAAGGAACGGCTGTGCCAGTGCAGCACAGTGGAGAGAGACAGCACAGACTGCTGCTGAAGA ggTCCGGTGTGTTCCAGGTCTTGTTTTCCATGTCCCAGGAGGATTTATTAAGCAGGTTGATGTTGTTTGGCAGTGCAGCAACAGTGGACACAGTCTGTCACCTTAATAACTGGGGGCACTGCTCCATTCCCTTCCACGCGCTGCAG GCTGGGCTGAAAAACCGACAGCTTGACACAGTGGATTTGTAcctgaaaagtaaagaaaatgtcCTGAAcccatcagcagcagctggtttTTCTGAGCAGTTAGCAGAATCCAAACTGAGTCTCAAGGACA GTGTCCAGGAGTTGTTGCCTGCGTTGGATTTGTTGTGTTCGGCGGTCAGAGAGCTGAACAGTGAAGCTCAGAGCCGACAGTTCTCTGAGCAGCTGCTCAACCTCACCATGAGCTTCATTAACACACAGATCCGCTCTGTGCTCCTCTGGCCACATT ATGAGCAGTCAGACGTGCAGAGCAATGTTGAAGTTCTGGGCAAGTATGTCACAGAGTTGAGGGGTTATATGAAGAGATTCCCCTGGGCTTCAGGCGACTCCACATCTGATACTAGTGCTCCTCTCCAGGGAGCAAAGACTGATGACTGGGAGCAACTTTCAATGGAG GAAGTTATCCATCAGTCGATCCTGACCAATCAGATCCCCCGAGCTCAGGCCGTAATGTGGAGACAGAGCCGGCCTGAAAAGCAGCTGTCAGCTCTGAGGATGGTGGGCCTGCGCCAAGTTTTGTCCTGCTTGCAGTGCAAGGACCTAAAGTCTGCCAAGAAATTCCTGACCAACATG GGTCTCAGTGTGAAGAAAGAGCTTCACAGCATCTGCCTTTATACCAACAACAAAGATCTCCGGGAATTGTTG GTAGAGGATCTGTCAAAGCAGAGTTCTCTGACTGAAGAAGAGCTGGACGGCGTCTCGTTCATCTGTGAGATAGAGAACTTTGGCCTGCTGCCTGCAGTCTTCTGCCCAGCTAATCCCCTTTCACAACG GTTACCTCAGATGGTTCATAAGGAGCTAGATGGTGAAGAAGTGCTGAAGGAGTTGGTGGGACAGAGTTCTGAGGAGGAGGGAGAACTCTGGAGGAATCTCCGCCTGGACTGGGTGAAGACCTGGGATCAGAGCTGCCAGACGGCTGTTCGCTTATCCAGGCTGCAGCACATAG AGCTGAGCTGCTGTGACCCTGCAGTGTTGTGGCACTACCTGACTGCTTTTCACCACCATCAGAAGGTGGTTGACTGGATTCACAATCAAAGGACCTTTGGCTCCCCCTGTTGGCCGGACATAACTCCTGAGATGGTCAACAATAACACAGTGTGCAGCATCTTCTTCAAGGAGAACATCTTGGACCTTCTAGCTGG GAAAGGTGTATTTATCCCAGATGAGATGTCAGACTTGGAGCAGCTGCTATGGCGACTGGCTCAGGGTGCTGGGTTGATGACGTCATCCCCCCCCGTATCTCAGTATTGCTCCCCTGTCGGCCTTAACCTACACAGTGTCTTCATTGCATTGTGCCTGGAGCATAATCTTCAGTACCTGCTTTATACCTACCTGGAGCACTACAG ACTGACGCCCAGAAACTGCCCCCTCCTTACCGATCAGAACCTGCTGGGGAGTCAGCCCTGGTTTGAGATGATGGTGAAGACCCAGGAGATAACCAGAGACCTGTCAG aaccagaacccgtgTTCCAGGCGAGTCTGACCAGCGCTCAGGTGCTGCTACCTGGTAGCCAGGCCTCTCTGAGCAGCTTACTGTTTGAGGGACACAGTCTGCTGGCGCTGGCTTCCATCATGTTTGCTCATGGTGGAATTGATAAG GTGGTGGCTCAGGGACAGAGTTCAACAGGTTTGGAGGGGACTGTTGACCCCCAGCTCCTGAAGATGGCACTGGCCCCTCATTACAAGCTGAGAGCCGCCCTCTTCCCATCTGGGAATGGCTCATCCACTGACATCTCTATTTATCACCTTCTCCAG TCGCTTCACCCTCTTGACCCATCCAGGCTCTTTAGTTGGCAGACTGCAAACCCTCTGAACTGCACTG AAACATCCGAACTGCCTCATTTTTCTAGCTCTCACCTGGTTGATAAGTTCGCTATAGTAGAAAACCTGGACTTTCTTTACTACATCCATCATGGTCGACCATCTTTTGCATATGGAAACTTTCTCATCCAGCAGCTGGGGGTCTGCAGTGATGTGCGGTTGCT GCTCCAGACGGTCTGGCTGCAGGTGTACAGATTGGCTCTGAAGTGTTTCAACAAGCCGTCTGTGACATCgtctgctgtgtgtttctgtgagcTGCTGGGAATCTCCAGCCTGACGCTGAGAGTCGACATCAGAGCCATGAACACCATCCTTCAGCACTGGAACCAACTTGACAGGCACACACCAACGCAGAATCTGCGAGCATTAA TGTCTAAAGCAGGAAAGCTGGTGAATGGAGAGCCgggagctgcagcagagctgCTTTGTTACCTGGAGGCTGCAGTGGCAGACAGTCTGGAGCAGAGGGGGGTCAGCAG gtCGTCGTTCGAGGCGGCTCAGGAGTGGGCCTTACCCGTTCAGTTCTGTCAGCTCCACAGTCTGGAGCTCAGTCTGGTTTATCCCAGCCACTGTGCCGAGGACAGACAATTTGTacactttttattgtttgtccAACTGCACAGTTTCCCACCCCAGCAG GTGAGGTCCCTGGTAGGTCTCTTTGACCCCATCTTGCAGGCTCACCTAAGCCTTGCATTTCAAGACCTGCAGGTTCACAGTCAGAGAAGGAGCCGAGACCCTGAGGAACGGCTGGGCTTTCTGAGAACTGACGTGGCCCCTGGGGGCTCTGAACACGGCGGGGAGCTGTTCCAGGTGCTGCTGCAGAGCCAGGAGAAGCAAGTGTCATGGAGGTTTGTCCTACATGAGGCAATAGTTCGACACTGCCCGATGCTGGCAGTACTTGCTGCCTGTCTGCAG GGAACAGATCTGCTgtcatgtctgtgtgtgtggatgctgACCTCTGTTGTTGACGCAACAACAGAAGAGGCCACTTCACACCTCGCCGAGGCCCCCCAGGACCATGAATGGACCCTCCATGACCTGTCAATCATCTGGAAGACGCTGCTGTCGCAGGGTCACATCCGGGTCCTCCTGCGAGGATTTGAGCTTTTTCAGCAG GACTGCCCCCTGGTGTTGGTTCTGAGAATGTTCGAGTTGTGTTGCGATTACAGAAAATTCGCTGAGGCCAAGACGAAGTTGTTGGACTTTCAGAGGACACTTATTACT CTCAGAAACGGTGGCCCTGCCGCTGCAGGCAGCCTTCCACTGCAGTGGGTGGAGAGCCAGGCCTCAGCGCTGCTCCTCACCATGCTGCTGCGCTGCTCCTCCCAGTACGACCTTCACCAGCTACTGCAGCTCCTGGCTGATGTTGACAAACTTCTCAAATCCAACG GTCCAGACTTAAGGAAATTGAGCCAGCTGAGTCAGCTGCTGCAAGGATCAGGTGTGACTCTGTCCCAGAGCCTGCTGCAGTGCATTCCCCCCTCCGTCCAGCAGGAGGAGTTTCAGCTGATAGTGGATGCTTTGCAAACTGGAGGACACTACAGCCAGGCCAGACAGGTGGCAGTGCTGGCTGGTCTGCCTGTCCACCGCCTCCTCATGAGCCAG CTGCTTCAGGAAGTAAACGTCCACAAGAGCAAGTGGCGGTGGAGACGTTTGGAGACCCGAGTGGCCTTCTGGAACAAGTGCCACAGGCGACTGGAAGCTGACAGCACTGACCCAGAGTCGGCCGCGCAGTTCTTTCTATCTCAGTCGGAGGCTGCCGCCGGCCCTGATGGTGACCAGGCTCAGACAAATGTTCTGGACATCCAGGAGTGCTGCTTGCTGCTCCAGCTCACGGCCCACTGGCTTTCCTTGCAAACTCCTGTTCCTGTAGATGAGCTACAGAGGCTGGAGAAAAAGCTGTGGTTCTGTCAGGTCCAGAAGCACATTCTCACAGCTACAGTAGAGGAAAAGAGCATGTTCAAGCTGCTGCCACCGGCAATCACGTCTGAAACCAACGAATATGAGACGTTCATGAAGGAGTTTTCGTTCTCTAACATCGCAGACCTGAATATGGAGAAGTACCTGAGTCTGGAGGGATTCCCAGAAAAGCCTGAGGAGTTGGAGGCAGAATCAGATTTAAGTTCTGAAGAGAGAAGAGTTTTGGCAATACTTATTGACCAGTTACTAGATAAGGGTAGTATACATGAAGCCAGTCGTGTTTGCCGCTATTTCAGCATGCACAGTCCAGATGTATGGTTGGTTCTGTGCTGCCATGCTCTGGCATGTGGATTCTTGGTACCGGAACCACAAGAGCAGACCTCAGAACCCGCAGAAACGAAGGCTCTAACCCAGT CCCCCTCTCTCAGCAGTCTGTCCTCATTTGTGATGGTGCCCCTCCACGAAGACACCGTCACTGTCCAGATCCAGAAGCGGGTGGAGCAGTGTCGCCATGGAAGCAGCTACTGCAAACAAGTCCTCAGTCTCTACCAGCTCTCCAAG GAACTGCAGTGCCCCTTCAGTCATATCAGCAGAGAGGAGCCTCATTCTGTGTtagagaagctgctgctgttggtgcAACCAGATCGGTTCAGGATGGCCAAGACCTTCATCAAAACTCAGGGTCTTGGTGCTGACAGTGTGGCTGAGTTGGTCTCCAACGCTGTGGTTCAAGGCCTGCTGGCGGCAACCCAGGAGCTGCAGTCTG GAGAaaggctgattttcagaccatCAGAGGGGCAGGACTCACTGCTGCAACTGATCAGACTGTGTGAAGATCCAAACATAGTGGGCCTCAAACTGCTGGAAAACCTTAACACTGTTCCACTGAGGGACCTGAACTCCA TTGTGGAGCTGCTGATTGTGGCTCACAGCTGTTTCAGTCTCACTTGCAACATGGAGGGAATTGTTCGAGTTCTCCAAGCTGCTCGTCATCTCAGCCACACCTACCTGGCTCCAGGAGAGCACTACAGCCTGCTG gtgcgTCTGCTGACGGGTATCGGCAGGTACAATGAGATGACGTACATCTTCGATTTGCTCCATCAGAACCATTGTTTTGAGATGCTACTGAGAAAGAAGGTGGACAGAGACATAGGACAg AGCTCCAGTTTGAAGACTTCTCTGCTGGATTACATCAAACGCTGCCTCCCTGCTGACAGTGAGAAGCACAACATGGTGGCGCTGTGTTTCAGCATGAGAAGGGAAATTGGAGAAAACCATGAAATAGCCGCCAGGACACAGCTGAAGATGATTGAATCTCAGGACTGGG TTGTGACTCCTGATCTTAAGAACTCATTGGTCAAGGTATTGGGTCTGCTAAAGGATGCTGCAGAAAGTTTCTCCAAG GACTCCTGTGTGCATCGGGCTGGTCGTTGTGTCCGTGCAGCCAAACTGATCACTCTTCAGCTCCACTTGTTGAACCAGGGATCCACCCTACGCATCATCAACCTAAAGCCTGCAGAGATGCACAGTGCCATCATGGCTCTGCCACAGTGTTACCAG GTGTTTGTGGTCGCAGAAGCGTACAGCTACAGTCCAGACTGGGCTGAGATCTTGTATCAGAAAGTGGTTCTGAAGGGACACTTTGTTTACCTGGAGGAGCTGAAATGCCACCGTCCTCTCACCTCCGCCCtatttgaagacattttcagaaa GCTGGACAGTGTCCCCAGCAGCGTCTGTTCCAACGCGAAGCGTCTGCTCAGTCACTGTGATGATGTGTACACCCGCTACAGACTGGCCTACCAGCAGAATCTCTATGATGTCACCAAAACACTGCTGCAGGATAACAAGACCTCCTGCTACATGAATGACAGACTTGCCAGTAAAGCATTTATCTGA